The stretch of DNA TAACATTTCATTGCagtaacttaattattaataattattcgtttCAGCACGGAGCgaatttttatgcaaacaaACTGCGAGATTAAATTGACGGTTTATTTTGTCCGCGGAGAATAGATCgcagtttaataaaattgcgctattcaaatttttctgacatttgtagaaataaaCAGTGGAAAAGTTGTGTAATAAATGAAGATTACGATATCCGAGGGAAAAGTTAATTTTCTTCACATCTCGAATGGCCCATCGTCGTATTCAAATATTACCGTCACGCTTCGTACTCCGCTACGATCGCCAATAAAAGCCAACCGTTTCGTGAAAAAGTCTTCCGTGACACAATCGATAGAGCGAAATCGATTGTTACTTCAGCGAAACGGGCATCCACATGCGTCGCGTTCACTATAACGACGGTAGTGCCCAATCTTATGCATAGGAAAGCGATTGGTTCACGCCGTTTTTTGTCACTCACAGGGACCGTTCTATACGTCTATACTAAATAACAGCGGGGAGGGGAAAAGGAGAGCGAAATTCTCTCGGTAAAAATAAACGCCGCGCGCTATATAAACATCCGCCGATATCGACAGGCGTATCATTCGCATTTAGGAATCATTGGAAACATGATCACAAAGGTTCGTATCGATCTCAAAACTCTATTCTTGATTAATCAGCCGATTATTGCGGCTTAACCGTAACGTGAtccatttataatttaatttcaatttcacatacatttaaatgaaacataaacttaaatataaataatttgcaaatattatagaatatattatagaatattaaatttcaagttgctcaaaattcaatattattcaacattttgtaagtaataaaatgtaaaacctTGAAAAAAAGGAGGCAGGAAGAGTCTTTTTCTgtgttataatattcatttagtGCACTTTGGAACATCGACGTAAAGAGTACcttaataattcatataacCGCTTTTGGCAaagtaatttcaattttgcgaTCCTAATTTACTTACTTAGTTGCATGCAACATACCTacttaattatattgcaacTATTTTCACATATTGCGCTAAACTAAAGGTTTTTCATCAAATCACGGTGACTTATCACAAGCGGACTGCATAATTCATAAAGTAAAGAGCCCTTACTTCTGGCCAGTCGTATGAAAACGGATCTCTTCTCCTTGATATACCAAAATTCGCTCCGCGCTCTGTATACGGGAGTCTATGTAAATGGCAACAATTTGTCGGCAGTTTGTCCTACCATCGGTTGTATTGGCCCTCATGGCAATCCAAAGTGGATTGGCGGGGCACGCTCACAGTTTCGCGCACTTCCACGGCCCGGTCGAAGGGCCCGAGCACGAAGTAACCGTCCACGATAAGCATGGCCATCATGTAGTGGACTACGTCGCGCATCCCAAATACGACTTCGCGTACGGCGTCGAGGACCATCACACTGGCGATTATCACGGACAGAAAGAACACAGAGATGGTAAGTCGAATTCctcattttatacaaaatcgcAGATAAGACGATTTCGATACACACGATTTATAAAACGTAATTTTggtttctaataaaattatttaagctaCGTTAAAATGATCGCGTTTATATTTTACCGATATTATTCCGTTTTCTGTCTGCGTCAAAAGAGATGCAAGCGCTTGAAGTGCACGCGTTACGATTATATTTCAGACGTGTCTGaacgaaaaattaaacttcgtacattattcaaaatttttgtaagcaTGTAAAGAgttgttgaattttttttttacgatgttTGCGCGGAGCACGCGGCATGTTTGAATGTTGGTAAAGTTTTGGAAAATTTCGATGAAAGTTTGTCTGGCGGATCTCCGCGCGAGATATTCGGAGGAGCGTGGCTCTGAATCGCAATAAGCGCGGCGGGGAAAGCCGCGTTTAAACCTGTCTGCgcattttcctctttttcgtCGCCCGCCGCGTTTTTGCATTTAACGATGTCCGATGGCGCGGGTGCCGTAGTTAAAGGTTATAAATGATGGGGTCAGATTACACGGAGGTACGCtttagcgcgcgcgcgcgcgctccattttaattaaacatcgCGACGGTAGTCATATTGACGTAACATAATATGTGGGCGGCACCTGCATTATCGGTAATATCGATGACACACCCGCGTATCTAATTCTCAACAATTAATGCGCCGTTTGCGAGCAACGCTCGCCGCGAGTAACGATCGCGCTTCACTCTAGCAACGCCGCcgctcgtttttttttcgttcgCAGGAAAAAAGGTCGTCGGCGAGTACACCGTGAAAGAACCGGGCGGCAACACCAGGACCGTCACTTACCACGCCGATCCACACGGTGGATTTTTTGCACATGTCCACAATTCCGGCGGCAATAACCATCATGGCGGTACGTACGGCGGTCACGAACACGGGCATTACTGAGGACGTCAGGAAACCCCAAATGTGATGTGCGGCGTTAAAGCGCTTATAAGGTCGCATCCTTGTTCCGTTATGattgttgaataaatatttgctgtttTTGAATTCGCGGCGTGAACTTTTCCTGATTTCGATAACCGAGACTTTTctacatacattttataaatagcaGAAACGCGCGCACTCACGGTGCGGCTATTAGTATTTTCCGTCGCGGACGTTATTGCGACTTCGCCTGTGTAATCAAAAGCGTTATTACTTACGGAATCGCAACGGCAATTCGGAAGTGCAGGCAGAACAAATAAATGGACAGATTGCGTGTATATAGGTCTGGCTCAATGAACGAGGTGTTCTAAGCTTCGGCGAACATATTGGGTCACGTATTGAAGCCACTGTGATCGCTATCGCGCGAATAGACTAGCAGAGATTGAATTGCACTTGCGGTGGCCAGACGCCGCATTGAATAGCGTGTTTTccattattgcattaaaagGTACACACTAaaggaataatttaaaagactggaaataattttaaagctCTGTACAAGCTGTTAACCCGAGGCACGGTTTCATGCTGAAGAAAATGTCCCACtgtttacattaaattagCGTTCAAAGACGGAAACTTTGTGAATGAAAACAGTTTACCTTGCGCTTTAATCTATATTCGTATGTTTCACGTAAATCTTTAATGATTTGCGAATCTCTCTGCCAACAATTTTCTTCGTGCAAATATCtcgcaattatttttgatatgtgtttaaatctgcaaataaCGGATCAGCGTTGGAGAAAATAGTTTGAAGAGGATCAGTCACAAAATATAACAAGTCTAAATAGCGAAATAAAATAGCGCTAATTATAATGACACAGGCATACCCGAGAAGTAATTATCGCAGTTCGTTCGGCTGAAGCTCCGATTAAAAGGGTGAAATTAAGACAGCGCTCTTTGAACTAGAAGAAATATTGCgccgagaaagagagagcgtcGCGTCTCGCAGCTGAAGCGAGCTATGCTTAAATGTCGAGAAAGCTATCACGGAACGTAGCTGCTCGGCGTTACAGAGAgcgcattaatttttcaaggcGCATCAGCGATGCGAATAGAAATTAACCTTGTACATGCGCCATCGGCTTTCAAAGGCAAGTATTTCACATCAAGCGCGTAAATGTATAGAAGGCCTCTCTGCGAAATGTCTAAGACGAGTCGACGTCTGTTCGTAAGAGTTCTTTTGAGAACGTAGTTgggataattttttatttttttagttttttagttacacaatattaaaatttcatttaaacgCTATTGCAAAAAAGGATTCCGAATAAGCAGCATAGGCATCCGTTGTTAAATGTAATGATATGGAAATGAATACCGGGAATGTAATCACTATAAATATACTAGACCGCGCAATTCGATACTTTCGGCCGAGCAATTCCAGCAACTCTGCTCGTAATTCAGCGCAAAAATCCGTCCTGGGATAAATCACCACGAACGCGGCGGCGTACTCGACCCCTGTATATTACGCGAATAATGATGATTGATCATACGAGAGGAAGAAAACCGCGGGCGATGATATATGAACAGCGAAACGTACGGCGCGCACGTGGTTTCAATGATTCCATTTATGTGAACGATAATGCAGCAGGTCTTCTCCCTGCATCGAGGCCCTCTTGTTCTTTCTCCTTTTCCGTTttgttttccttttcttttctttttttctttttacaatccGCTACCACGCGCTCATGAGCGCGGTTACAAAAGGGCTGCTTTTGGTTCGCCCTTACTTGCGGAAGTGATAAATGAAATTTCGCGCGCTTCCATCCGCCGTGGAAAAACAGACAATTCCAAAACTACTTCTTCTCTAACTCTGTGAGGAGGGTAATTTTATCGGCGTGTGTTATTCCGGTCACCACCGTCGCGCTCTTTCTACACTTCCGATTCCCTCAGTCATTCCTCGACGCTGTCCTGCGGACGCCGACTAATCTACAGAACTAAATAGCATTGTCCGGTTCTTGCTTAGAAGGGGCCAAAGTGTCAGCAGGAATCACTCAGGACAAAGGAACATCCGAATTGGCGATTTCAAAAATAGATAAGATTGCTTTTGATTTCGGCGACAAATTGGCGACAAATTGGCGACGACAACagatatcagaaaattatcCTCCACACATAATGTTTAAAGTTGAGTGTTTGTTACGCCTTTGcgattaatgattaatttgtaACAATAACAAGCATTAAGACGATAGTTATTTTAAAGCAGACATTTCACGGTTtaccgagagaaagagaaaggaatTTTAAACTATCTTGATGGCTATCAATCGCGTGTCACATAAATTCGGTATAAATTTGTATGTCggaaattcattaaaatgtgtgttttacacgatttatttcatcaaaatcgTTGTTTGAGAAGAATGTTAACAAAGCGACCATATTCCGACCATTTGTGGTCATTTCATTTCGCGGATATTtatgtgtaattttaattcgtctatttattaacttttaaacgCGCGTTACAATAGTAAAACACtctaaagatatattttgatgGAAAGTGCGGAAAATGCTTGCAATCGGAcagaaataatgattattcGAGACAGTATTAACGCCCACAAAATAAAGATGCAAAAGATATGATAATAGTCTATTTattgagattaaaatttaaaatgtaaaataaaaatatattttttttttatactacattaaatattttatagcatgttaaataaatattttgatattgattGAGATATTATCGTTACCGTTTTTtgtttgtacttttttttttttttatctgtatGTTGTTATTATCTTGCTATCTTGTTGAATATAGCGACTGAAACAGAACAGACGGTAAGGCCGCTCCGTCACATCGTTATCTTTAAAACTGTACAATTgcgataaatgttaaaaaattatctttcacAAATAACTACTAAtccattattataatattttcataatattttttatatgcaaaaaacGCTGAAAGCTTGCAGAAGTAGTTTAGGCGTAGCATAGCTGCGGCGGATGACGCGTAAAATTGATCGCTCAATTTTTAGTTTCTCTCATAGATCCATTGCCTCAAAATAGACGGATCGGAACACAAATCAGTGTTCTTGAGtgattttacaaaatcttTAATTCAGCCGTGAGCCGTGGCATCGTGGCCTGTCAAGCGTAACCACATTCAGACGTCGTCACGTGAGGGGGGCAAATTGTCGGAAACAGCCGGCGGCAATAATGCGAGATGGACGTGATAGGGTGCGATCGATTTTCTCGATCTCGGGGGAAATAGAGTCCTTATTATTCCGACGGGTAAGGCGCTCCCACGATGGCATTGTTATTCGATTCCAGGCGGCGCGGCTCATTCCCTCCGCAGCGGCTGCACAGTCACCCTCCACCCTTTTCCCTTATATTTCCTTAGCCTACTTCATGCCCGCAAAAATCCAATTCATCCCGAGACGCTGGACAAGAATATTCCGAAAACGTCATCGTCGCGCGGACGCCCGCACGGCATAACAAACCGTTGCACGTAGAATTCGAGTTATTCCCAAAAGAAATCCGGCGATCGAAAATCATCGCCGTCAAAAGGAATCCTACAAATTCGCCACGCTATACACAATCCAATGCAGGCTACTCAACAAATCATGGCACAACCGGCGATGAAAGGCTCTTTTgtgaagaaataattaaacggtaaggaataaagtttttttacttGTGCACTTcccgagaaaaataaacaaaaataataatttctatttaaatttctctaaTTAGATCATTTCTtttgtctctttctttcacaCGATAAAAGAACATAAATAGGTTTTTGTcttcaaaatttgtttaagTTGCGTTAAGTCagcgtaattaataaatatacagggtgtttcataatgtccgtgccagcGCTCGTGTGCGGGTAGAATGCGGTAAAAAATAACAACATGTATTACTCTTGCTCTTGCcatgcgttgttatttttcgttgctgtgcgatcctcgttgctgtcacgcctaaaGTGTACAGCCCATAATCTAGCCACGTGCAACGCGcaattattcgtcaatcctttttaattaatatctcaattattattgcaaaaattgcaaaacaataaaggacttttctattcagtttaccgcactctacccGCACACGAgtgttggcacggacattataaaacaccctgtatagtatcatttcatagatttttttacaagaaatatttcgtcgccattatgttataaaatgtcGCATTGAATCAGCGCTCAAATCATGTATCTAATGCGATTTCTTATCGCATATAACTATTTGGTCAAGATGTAACATGGTAGAACATTTTAGAAATGgctttcaaaaattatgaaagaacCGTTGCAATATCGATAAACTTTGAtacatcaaaaaataaaaatgtgaaacttCAAACGTGATTTCTATATCGTTATTCTATATTGACATGTTAAAATAACAACATTAGCTCGTGATAACGTCAATCACGACGAGACGCGTGATCCTAT from Linepithema humile isolate Giens D197 chromosome 2, Lhum_UNIL_v1.0, whole genome shotgun sequence encodes:
- the LOC105674784 gene encoding cuticle protein 19-like isoform X2; the encoded protein is MITKFVLPSVVLALMAIQSGLAGHAHSFAHFHGPVEGPEHEVTVHDKHGHHVVDYVAHPKYDFAYGVEDHHTGDYHGQKEHRDGKKVVGEYTVKEPGGNTRTVTYHADPHGGFFAHVHNSGGNNHHGGTYGGHEHGHY
- the LOC105674784 gene encoding cuticle protein 19-like isoform X1, translating into MATICRQFVLPSVVLALMAIQSGLAGHAHSFAHFHGPVEGPEHEVTVHDKHGHHVVDYVAHPKYDFAYGVEDHHTGDYHGQKEHRDGKKVVGEYTVKEPGGNTRTVTYHADPHGGFFAHVHNSGGNNHHGGTYGGHEHGHY